Proteins encoded in a region of the Actinomycetota bacterium genome:
- a CDS encoding hemolysin family protein, with product MTAGMGFALMATPVAAEVSGGELAWRIGALVALLIVAAFLAAAEISLVSVNRFRIRSLRDEGNRRAEKLDRLLEQPNRFLSTILMLTLLVQVGASSIATGLALSFDLPVAAAIATGAMTFLIFIFSEMAPKTYATNHTEKVALALAPSVNLLSKVFYPVVRVLILISNGVIRIFGGKTIKEGPFVTEGDIKALVSAAEEQDVIEEEEKKLIHSIFEFGDTLVREVMIPRTDMVMLDENSSLEESLEVILGSGFSRIPVYRGDFDHIVGVLYAKDLLPYLKRGESDVRPREFLREAYFIPETKRVSELLTELRTLTIHMAIVLDEYGGTSGLVTIEDLLEEIVGEIFDEYDSALELYESLGNGRYSFDARISIDDLNELLCTELPAHEWDTLGGLMYNLMGKIPKQGEAVEFEGMRLTAQKVVGRRIYKVLLEVLDREECDER from the coding sequence ATGACCGCGGGCATGGGCTTCGCGTTGATGGCCACACCGGTTGCCGCGGAGGTGAGCGGCGGAGAGTTGGCGTGGCGCATCGGCGCGCTGGTGGCGCTGCTCATCGTGGCGGCATTTCTGGCAGCGGCGGAGATATCCCTGGTGAGCGTGAACCGTTTCCGCATCCGCTCCCTGCGCGACGAGGGAAACCGCAGAGCGGAGAAGCTGGACAGGCTGCTGGAGCAGCCGAACCGCTTCCTGTCGACGATACTCATGCTCACCCTCCTGGTCCAGGTGGGAGCTTCTTCCATCGCCACCGGCCTCGCCCTCAGTTTCGACCTCCCGGTGGCGGCGGCCATAGCCACGGGCGCGATGACCTTCCTTATCTTCATCTTCTCGGAGATGGCCCCGAAGACATATGCCACCAACCACACCGAGAAGGTGGCCCTGGCCCTCGCCCCTTCCGTAAACCTCCTGTCGAAGGTCTTCTACCCCGTGGTGAGGGTACTGATCCTCATCTCCAACGGGGTCATCAGGATATTCGGAGGCAAGACCATCAAGGAAGGCCCTTTCGTAACGGAAGGTGACATAAAAGCACTGGTCAGCGCGGCCGAGGAGCAGGACGTCATCGAGGAGGAGGAGAAGAAGCTAATCCACTCGATCTTCGAGTTCGGCGACACCCTGGTACGCGAGGTGATGATCCCCCGCACGGACATGGTAATGCTGGACGAGAACTCCAGCCTCGAGGAATCGCTGGAGGTAATCCTGGGGTCCGGGTTTTCGCGCATACCCGTGTACCGGGGGGACTTCGACCACATCGTCGGCGTGCTCTACGCCAAGGACCTTTTGCCCTATCTTAAGCGGGGGGAGAGCGATGTCCGGCCGCGCGAGTTCCTGCGCGAGGCGTATTTCATCCCTGAGACCAAGCGGGTCAGCGAGCTCCTCACCGAACTGCGCACCCTCACCATCCATATGGCCATCGTGCTCGACGAGTATGGCGGCACCTCGGGGCTGGTCACCATCGAGGACCTGCTCGAGGAGATCGTGGGGGAGATCTTCGACGAGTACGACAGCGCCCTGGAGCTCTACGAGAGCCTGGGGAACGGCAGATATTCCTTTGACGCCCGCATCTCCATCGATGACTTAAACGAGCTGCTGTGCACAGAGCTGCCTGCCCACGAGTGGGACACCCTGGGCGGCCTCATGTACAACCTCATGGGAAAGATACCAAAACAAGGAGAAGCGGTGGAGTTCGAGGGCATGCGCCTGACCGCGCAGAAGGTGGTCGGCAGGCGCATATACAAGGTGCTCCTCGAGGTCCTTGACCGGGAGGAATGTGACGAAAGGTAG
- the ybeY gene encoding rRNA maturation RNase YbeY — translation MKVSLNRAEALGAAGRSLRKSCLKVMRAEGARRDTVVSVTVLDEAEMSELNRRYLSRQGPTDVLAFPLGEDSEEGYLLGDVLICPQLILARRGEYGVVKGRELDFVAAHGVLHLLGYDDGDDEGAAIMDRRLREVLGLPGGDAG, via the coding sequence GTGAAGGTCTCCTTGAACCGGGCCGAGGCCCTCGGGGCCGCCGGCAGGTCGCTCAGGAAGAGCTGCCTGAAGGTGATGCGGGCCGAGGGGGCGCGCAGGGACACCGTGGTCTCGGTAACGGTACTGGACGAAGCGGAGATGAGCGAACTGAACCGGCGTTACCTCTCGCGGCAGGGGCCCACGGACGTGCTGGCGTTCCCCCTCGGGGAGGACAGCGAGGAAGGATATCTTCTTGGAGATGTGCTCATCTGCCCGCAACTCATACTTGCAAGGAGAGGCGAGTACGGGGTAGTTAAGGGAAGGGAGCTGGATTTCGTGGCCGCACATGGAGTGCTGCACCTGCTGGGCTATGATGACGGCGACGACGAGGGGGCCGCCATCATGGACAGGCGGCTGAGGGAGGTCCTGGGGCTGCCGGGGGGCGATGCGGGATGA